The following are from one region of the Streptomyces fradiae genome:
- a CDS encoding alpha/beta fold hydrolase, whose amino-acid sequence MVTSADGSAIHVEVYGPEGAPAVVLAHGWTCSTRFWDAQIHALSADHRVIVYDQRGHGDSPAPALDAGSRDAGGRGYSTEALADDLEAVLTATLGPGERAVVAGHSMGGMTIMAASRRPAFRQHAAAALLCSTGPSRLTEEALVVPMAPGRLRTRLTAAVLGAKAPLGPVTPLSKKILKYATMGPGSAPEKVDACARIVHACPRGARHGWSQVLASLDLEVGLRELKLPVAVLVGTDDRLTPARHSRAMAGALPHCTGLVELAGMGHMTPVEAPEAVTAQIRELTLTYLGVKENEEAGA is encoded by the coding sequence ATGGTGACCTCCGCCGACGGCTCGGCGATCCATGTCGAGGTATACGGCCCCGAGGGCGCCCCCGCGGTCGTCCTCGCCCACGGCTGGACCTGCTCCACCCGCTTCTGGGACGCGCAGATCCACGCCCTGTCCGCCGACCACCGGGTCATCGTCTACGACCAGCGCGGCCACGGCGACTCCCCGGCGCCCGCGCTCGACGCCGGTTCGCGAGACGCCGGCGGCAGGGGCTACTCCACCGAGGCCCTCGCCGACGACCTCGAGGCCGTCCTCACCGCGACCCTCGGCCCCGGCGAACGGGCCGTGGTGGCCGGCCACTCCATGGGCGGCATGACGATCATGGCCGCCTCGCGCAGGCCCGCCTTCCGGCAGCACGCCGCGGCCGCCCTGCTCTGCTCCACCGGGCCCTCGCGGCTCACCGAGGAGGCCCTGGTCGTACCGATGGCGCCGGGCCGGCTGCGCACCCGGCTGACCGCCGCCGTCCTCGGCGCGAAGGCGCCGCTCGGGCCCGTCACGCCGCTGTCGAAGAAGATCCTCAAGTACGCGACGATGGGACCGGGCTCGGCGCCCGAGAAGGTCGACGCGTGCGCCCGGATCGTGCACGCCTGCCCGCGCGGCGCCCGTCACGGCTGGTCGCAGGTGCTCGCCTCGCTCGACCTGGAGGTCGGGCTGCGCGAACTGAAGCTGCCGGTGGCCGTGCTCGTCGGCACCGACGACCGGCTCACCCCGGCGCGCCACTCGCGGGCCATGGCGGGCGCGCTGCCGCACTGCACGGGGCTCGTCGAGCTGGCCGGCATGGGACACATGACGCCGGTGGAGGCGCCGGAGGCCGTCACCGCGCAGATCCGCGAACTGACGCTCACCTACCTGGGCGTGAAGGAGAACGAGGAGGCAGGGGCATGA
- a CDS encoding S41 family peptidase, with amino-acid sequence MSDDVAYLRFPHLHGELLCFAAEDDLWVAPLVPEGHRPGRAWRITADRTRVGPPRFSPDGRHIAYTSWRSLDPEIHLAPVDGGPSRRLSYWGSTDTRVCGWSPPDQDGRSDILAVSSHGQPFSYFSWAYTVPTDGSPGAKLPWGPVTDIAVADFDEDEAQAEGSGAQRRSLLLTGTPPHEPASWKRYRGGAMGRLWLHGRRLLPDLGGHLDAPMFVTAPPGEGGPRIAFLSDHEGIGNLYSCLPDGTDLRRHTDHDEFYARNASSDGQRVVYQHAGELWIVDELTAGSRPRRLDVRLGGPRTGRRPYQVPAAHHVDALSVDETGRASAVSVRGSLYWLTHRDGPARTIADTPGVRVRLPEMLGSGGQVAYVTDAAGEDAVEIAYLPRASGDRPPRRLASGQLGRVEELVSDPDGERLAIASSDGRLLLIDATEEDEEPDLTEPAAEPTDQVTEQPAEAPTALADGTAASAESTEAAQGADSPESPGAESPEGPGGTPPQGKVTELIRSLNGPVRDLAFSPDGAWLTWSHPGIGRSLRSIKMARISGPGAPAIVDVTNGRFEDENPVFTRDGRYLAFLSWRGFDPVYDVHTGDLSFPLGCRPYLVPLSSATPSPFALLPDGRPAAGGMDPADEEAGAGDGTVTVEIEGLPDRVHPFPVTASKYSALQPVAGGGLVWLRWPISGALGETFANPSDPSPRPTLEHYNIPKARKTELVGHLDWFAVSGDGSRLVVVDEGELRAVPATESGDSDSTVYLDLRRIVHEVDPAAEWRQAFDEAGRIVRAYFWEPDMGGVDWTAVLDQYRPLVQRVASPDEFADLLREVMGELGTSHAYVSPARRNEGPAHYQRAQGLLGANLVPRDDGWTVKRILPGDSSDSKARSPLAGTGIREGAVLTHVDGRPVDPVAGPYPLLSGTGGTTVELTFTPAGGEGRSRRIAVVPLVDERPLRYQDWVTKRRAVVREISSGRCGYLHIPDMGGSGWAQFNRDLRMEVSRPALIVDVRGNAGGHISELVIEKLTRKILGWDLTRNAQPVSYASNAPRGPIVALADEATSSDGDMITAAFKLLGLGPVVGQRTWGGVVGMTGRHTLGDGTTITVPMNAAWFPEYGWSVENQGVAPDLAVLRTPLDWAEGRHAQLDDAVHVALALLDENPPASPPGYEAVPDRSRPKLPPRSSS; translated from the coding sequence GTGAGTGACGACGTCGCGTATCTCCGCTTCCCGCACCTCCACGGCGAGCTGCTGTGCTTCGCGGCCGAGGACGACCTCTGGGTCGCCCCCCTCGTGCCCGAGGGCCACCGGCCCGGCCGCGCCTGGCGGATCACCGCCGACCGGACCCGGGTCGGGCCCCCGCGCTTCTCCCCGGACGGCCGCCACATCGCCTATACGAGCTGGCGCAGCCTCGATCCGGAGATCCACCTGGCGCCCGTGGACGGCGGCCCCTCCCGGCGGCTCAGCTACTGGGGCTCCACCGACACCCGGGTCTGCGGCTGGTCCCCGCCCGACCAGGACGGCCGGTCCGACATCCTCGCGGTCTCCTCCCACGGCCAGCCCTTCTCCTACTTCTCCTGGGCCTACACGGTCCCCACCGACGGCTCCCCCGGCGCCAAGCTGCCCTGGGGCCCGGTCACCGACATCGCCGTCGCCGACTTCGACGAGGACGAAGCCCAGGCCGAGGGCTCCGGGGCGCAGCGGCGCTCCCTGCTGCTCACCGGCACCCCGCCGCACGAACCCGCCTCCTGGAAGCGCTACCGCGGCGGCGCCATGGGCCGCCTGTGGCTGCACGGAAGGCGGCTGCTCCCGGACCTCGGCGGGCACCTCGACGCACCGATGTTCGTCACCGCCCCGCCCGGCGAGGGCGGCCCGCGGATCGCGTTCCTCTCCGACCACGAGGGCATCGGCAACCTCTACTCCTGTCTCCCCGACGGCACCGACCTGCGCCGCCACACCGACCACGACGAGTTCTACGCCCGCAACGCCTCCAGCGACGGGCAGCGGGTGGTCTACCAGCACGCCGGCGAGCTGTGGATCGTCGACGAACTCACCGCCGGCTCCCGCCCGCGCCGCCTCGACGTCCGCCTCGGCGGCCCCCGCACCGGCCGCCGCCCCTACCAGGTGCCCGCCGCCCACCACGTGGACGCCCTGTCCGTGGACGAGACCGGCCGGGCCAGCGCCGTCTCGGTGCGCGGCAGCCTCTACTGGCTGACCCACCGCGACGGCCCCGCCCGCACCATCGCCGACACCCCCGGGGTCCGCGTCCGGCTCCCCGAGATGCTGGGCAGCGGCGGCCAGGTCGCCTACGTCACCGACGCCGCGGGCGAGGACGCCGTCGAGATCGCCTACCTCCCCCGCGCCAGCGGCGACCGCCCCCCGCGCCGCCTCGCCTCCGGACAACTCGGCCGCGTCGAGGAACTCGTCTCCGACCCCGACGGCGAACGCCTCGCCATCGCCTCCAGCGACGGCCGCCTCCTCCTGATCGACGCGACGGAGGAGGACGAGGAACCGGACCTCACGGAGCCTGCCGCCGAGCCGACCGACCAGGTGACCGAGCAGCCGGCCGAGGCGCCCACCGCGCTGGCCGACGGCACCGCTGCCTCGGCCGAGAGCACCGAGGCCGCCCAGGGCGCCGACAGCCCCGAGAGTCCCGGGGCCGAGAGTCCCGAGGGCCCCGGCGGCACCCCACCCCAGGGCAAGGTCACCGAGCTCATCCGCTCCCTCAACGGACCGGTCCGCGACCTCGCGTTCTCCCCCGACGGGGCCTGGCTCACCTGGTCGCACCCGGGCATCGGGCGCTCGCTGCGCTCCATCAAGATGGCCCGCATCTCCGGCCCCGGCGCGCCCGCCATCGTCGACGTCACCAACGGGCGCTTCGAGGACGAGAACCCGGTCTTCACCCGCGACGGGCGCTACCTCGCCTTCCTCTCCTGGCGGGGCTTCGACCCGGTGTACGACGTGCACACCGGCGACCTGTCCTTCCCGCTGGGCTGCCGCCCCTATCTCGTACCGCTCTCCTCCGCGACCCCCTCTCCCTTCGCGCTGCTTCCCGACGGGCGGCCCGCCGCCGGCGGCATGGACCCCGCCGACGAGGAGGCGGGCGCCGGGGACGGCACGGTCACCGTCGAGATCGAGGGACTCCCCGACCGGGTCCACCCCTTCCCCGTGACCGCCTCCAAGTACTCCGCCCTCCAGCCGGTGGCCGGCGGCGGCCTGGTGTGGCTGCGCTGGCCGATCTCCGGCGCTCTCGGCGAGACCTTCGCCAACCCCTCCGATCCTTCCCCCCGCCCCACGCTGGAGCACTACAACATCCCCAAGGCCCGCAAGACCGAACTCGTGGGCCACCTCGACTGGTTCGCGGTGAGCGGCGACGGCTCCCGGCTCGTCGTGGTCGACGAGGGCGAGCTGCGGGCCGTCCCCGCCACCGAGTCCGGCGACAGCGACTCGACGGTCTACCTCGACCTGCGGCGCATCGTGCACGAGGTCGACCCGGCCGCCGAGTGGCGGCAGGCCTTCGACGAGGCCGGCCGGATCGTCCGCGCCTACTTCTGGGAGCCGGACATGGGCGGCGTCGACTGGACGGCGGTCCTCGACCAGTACCGCCCGCTCGTCCAACGGGTCGCCTCCCCCGACGAGTTCGCCGACCTGCTGCGCGAGGTGATGGGCGAGCTCGGCACCTCGCACGCGTACGTCAGCCCCGCCCGCCGCAACGAGGGCCCCGCCCACTACCAGCGCGCACAGGGTCTGCTCGGCGCCAACCTCGTGCCCCGCGACGACGGCTGGACGGTCAAGCGGATCCTGCCCGGCGACTCCTCCGACTCCAAGGCCCGCTCACCGCTCGCGGGCACCGGAATCCGCGAGGGTGCCGTCCTCACCCATGTCGACGGCCGTCCCGTCGACCCCGTGGCCGGTCCCTATCCCCTCCTCTCCGGCACCGGTGGCACCACCGTCGAACTCACCTTCACCCCCGCCGGCGGCGAGGGCCGCTCCCGCCGGATCGCCGTCGTCCCCCTCGTCGACGAACGCCCGCTGCGCTACCAGGACTGGGTGACCAAGCGGCGCGCGGTCGTGCGCGAGATCAGCAGCGGGCGCTGCGGCTACCTCCACATCCCCGACATGGGCGGCTCCGGCTGGGCCCAGTTCAACCGCGACCTGCGGATGGAGGTCTCCCGGCCGGCCCTCATCGTGGACGTGCGCGGCAACGCCGGCGGCCACATCAGCGAGCTGGTGATAGAGAAACTCACCCGCAAGATCCTCGGCTGGGACCTCACCCGCAACGCCCAGCCGGTCAGCTACGCCTCCAACGCCCCCCGCGGCCCGATCGTCGCGCTCGCCGACGAGGCCACCTCCTCCGACGGCGACATGATCACCGCCGCCTTCAAACTGCTCGGCCTCGGCCCCGTCGTCGGCCAGCGCACCTGGGGCGGCGTCGTCGGCATGACGGGCCGCCACACCCTGGGCGACGGCACCACGATCACCGTGCCGATGAACGCCGCCTGGTTCCCCGAATACGGCTGGTCCGTGGAGAACCAGGGCGTCGCCCCCGACCTCGCCGTGCTGCGCACCCCCCTCGACTGGGCCGAGGGCCGGCACGCCCAGCTCGACGACGCCGTGCACGTCGCCCTGGCCCTGCTCGACGAGAACCCGCCCGCGAGCCCGCCCGGCTACGAGGCGGTGCCGGACCGCTCCCGGCCCAAGCTGCCGCCCCGGTCCAGCTCGTAG
- a CDS encoding flavin-containing monooxygenase, with translation MAKHEHVRVAVIGSGFGGIGAAVRLRREGITDFVVLERADSVGGTWRDNSYPGCACDVPSHLYSFSFAPNPDWPRTFSGQRHIRAYLEHVTDTFGIRPHLRLNHEVMKTAWNADELRWDIETSRGSFSADVVVSATGPLSDPRIPDIPGLADFTGKVFHSAQWDHDYDLTGKRVAMVGTGASAIQIVPSIQPKVGRLTLFQRTAPWVMPRMDRAISAPERWLHRQLPFTATARRGLLWGIRELQVSAFTKRPDELGLVERLAKANIARAIKDPALRARLTPSYRLGCKRILLSNTYYPALAQPNVDVIASGLKEVRGNVVVAADGTETEVDAIIFGTGFHVTDMPIAPRVIGADGRSLADHWKNGMEALRGATAAGFPNMMTIIGPNTGLGNSSMILMIESQLNYMADYLRQLDVLGGRTALAVRPSAVGVWNRRVQKRMERTVWKSGGCESWYLDANGRNTTLWPGTTGEFRRETRTVDLSEYEVLRAPAKPAAGRRATRKKEAVQ, from the coding sequence ATGGCGAAGCACGAGCACGTACGGGTGGCGGTGATCGGATCGGGATTCGGCGGCATCGGAGCCGCCGTCCGGCTGCGCCGCGAGGGAATCACCGACTTCGTCGTCCTGGAGCGGGCCGACTCCGTGGGCGGCACCTGGCGCGACAACAGCTACCCCGGCTGCGCCTGCGACGTGCCCTCCCACCTCTACTCCTTCTCCTTCGCGCCCAACCCCGACTGGCCCCGCACCTTCTCCGGCCAGCGCCACATCCGCGCGTATCTGGAGCACGTCACCGACACCTTCGGGATCCGGCCGCACCTGCGGCTGAACCACGAGGTCATGAAGACGGCCTGGAACGCGGACGAGCTGCGCTGGGACATCGAGACCAGCCGCGGCAGCTTCTCCGCCGACGTCGTCGTCTCCGCCACCGGCCCGCTCTCCGACCCCAGGATCCCGGACATCCCGGGGCTCGCCGACTTCACCGGCAAGGTCTTCCACTCCGCCCAGTGGGACCACGACTACGACCTGACCGGCAAGCGCGTCGCCATGGTCGGAACCGGCGCCTCCGCCATCCAGATCGTCCCGTCGATCCAGCCGAAGGTCGGGAGGCTCACCCTCTTCCAGCGCACGGCCCCGTGGGTCATGCCCCGCATGGACCGCGCCATCAGCGCCCCCGAGCGCTGGCTGCACCGGCAGCTGCCGTTCACCGCGACCGCCCGCCGCGGCCTCCTGTGGGGGATCCGCGAGCTGCAGGTCAGCGCGTTCACCAAGCGGCCCGACGAGCTCGGCCTGGTCGAGCGGCTCGCCAAGGCCAACATCGCCCGGGCGATCAAGGACCCGGCGCTGCGGGCCAGGCTGACCCCCTCGTACCGCCTCGGCTGCAAGCGCATCCTGCTGTCGAACACGTACTACCCGGCGCTCGCCCAGCCCAATGTGGACGTCATCGCCTCCGGCCTCAAGGAGGTCCGCGGAAACGTGGTCGTGGCCGCCGACGGGACCGAGACCGAGGTCGACGCGATCATCTTCGGCACCGGCTTCCACGTCACCGACATGCCGATCGCGCCGCGCGTCATCGGCGCCGACGGGCGCTCGCTCGCCGACCACTGGAAGAACGGCATGGAGGCGCTGCGAGGCGCGACCGCCGCCGGCTTCCCCAACATGATGACGATCATCGGCCCCAACACCGGCCTCGGGAACTCCTCGATGATCCTGATGATCGAGTCCCAGCTGAACTATATGGCCGACTATCTGCGCCAGCTCGATGTCCTGGGAGGGCGCACCGCCCTCGCCGTCCGCCCCTCCGCCGTCGGCGTCTGGAACCGCCGGGTGCAGAAGCGGATGGAGCGGACCGTGTGGAAGTCGGGCGGCTGCGAGAGCTGGTACCTCGACGCCAACGGCCGCAACACCACCCTGTGGCCGGGCACCACCGGCGAGTTCCGGCGCGAGACACGGACCGTCGACCTGTCCGAGTACGAGGTGCTGCGCGCGCCCGCGAAGCCCGCGGCCGGCCGCCGCGCCACCCGTAAGAAGGAGGCCGTGCAGTGA
- a CDS encoding GNAT family N-acetyltransferase, with the protein MSETEATQAPEAIDVTTCVLERLRPDHAPAVLAFERENRAFFAASVPDRGDAYFEEAEFAARHRALLDEQEAGTILFHVLVAGDREIVGRFNLVDIADGSAELGYRVAEKTAGRGVATATVRELCARAREEYGLSRLTAATTLGNGPSRAVLARVGFGAVGSVTLDGEPGTAYELDLYELDRGGSLGRERSGTAS; encoded by the coding sequence ATGTCCGAGACTGAGGCAACCCAGGCACCTGAGGCAATCGACGTGACGACGTGCGTACTTGAGCGGCTGCGACCCGACCACGCGCCCGCCGTGCTCGCCTTCGAGCGGGAGAACCGGGCCTTCTTCGCCGCGTCCGTGCCCGACCGCGGGGACGCGTATTTCGAGGAGGCGGAGTTCGCCGCCCGGCACCGGGCCCTGCTCGACGAGCAGGAGGCCGGGACGATCCTCTTCCATGTGCTGGTCGCGGGGGACCGGGAGATAGTGGGGCGGTTCAATCTGGTGGACATAGCCGACGGCAGCGCCGAACTCGGCTACCGGGTCGCCGAGAAGACCGCCGGCCGCGGGGTGGCGACCGCGACGGTACGGGAGTTGTGCGCGCGGGCCCGCGAGGAGTACGGGCTGAGCCGGCTCACCGCCGCCACGACCCTCGGCAACGGGCCGTCCCGGGCGGTGCTCGCCCGGGTCGGGTTCGGCGCGGTGGGCAGCGTGACGCTCGACGGCGAGCCGGGCACGGCCTACGAGCTGGACCTCTACGAGCTGGACCGGGGCGGCAGCTTGGGCCGGGAGCGGTCCGGCACCGCCTCGTAG
- a CDS encoding SDR family oxidoreductase, whose protein sequence is MSRVSLEGQVAVVTGGARGVGELLARKLSARGAKIALVGLEPELLKEVAGRLHTEADWWHADVTDHEAMAKVAAEVKERFGKVDIVVANAGVAAGGPFVDSDPVAWRRVIEVNLIGGAVTARAFLPVLMESRGYFLQIASLAAMTPAPMMTAYCASKSGVEAFAHSLRAEVAYKGVKVGVGYLSWTDTDMVRGADQDDVMRELRSRLPWPSNRTYPLGPAVDRIVAGVERRSAHVYAQWWLRGMQSTRGYLPGIIASVGQREMRRFEPRLGSVGKGLVGAGGAADEEERTERRSASS, encoded by the coding sequence ATGAGCAGGGTGAGCCTGGAAGGGCAGGTCGCGGTCGTCACCGGCGGCGCGCGCGGGGTCGGCGAGCTCCTCGCCCGCAAGCTCTCGGCGCGCGGTGCGAAGATCGCGCTGGTCGGCCTGGAGCCGGAGCTTCTGAAGGAGGTCGCCGGGCGGCTGCACACCGAGGCCGACTGGTGGCACGCCGACGTCACCGACCACGAGGCGATGGCCAAGGTCGCGGCCGAGGTGAAGGAGCGGTTCGGCAAGGTCGACATCGTGGTCGCCAACGCCGGTGTCGCGGCGGGCGGTCCGTTCGTCGACTCCGACCCGGTCGCCTGGCGGCGGGTCATCGAGGTCAACCTGATCGGCGGCGCCGTCACGGCCCGCGCGTTCCTGCCGGTCCTCATGGAGTCCCGCGGCTACTTCCTGCAGATCGCCTCGCTCGCGGCGATGACCCCGGCGCCGATGATGACGGCGTACTGCGCCTCCAAGTCCGGGGTCGAGGCCTTCGCGCACAGCCTGCGCGCCGAGGTCGCGTACAAGGGCGTGAAGGTCGGCGTCGGCTATCTGTCCTGGACCGACACCGACATGGTGCGGGGCGCGGACCAGGACGACGTGATGCGCGAGCTGCGCTCCCGGCTGCCGTGGCCGTCCAACCGCACCTACCCGCTCGGCCCGGCCGTCGACCGGATCGTCGCGGGCGTCGAGCGGCGCTCGGCCCATGTGTACGCCCAGTGGTGGCTGCGCGGGATGCAGTCCACCCGTGGCTATCTGCCGGGCATCATCGCCTCCGTCGGGCAGCGCGAGATGCGGCGCTTCGAGCCGCGGCTCGGGAGCGTGGGCAAGGGGCTGGTCGGCGCGGGCGGCGCGGCGGACGAGGAGGAGCGCACGGAGCGCCGGTCCGCGAGTTCGTGA